A segment of the Flavobacterium azooxidireducens genome:
CAGTAAATATGAAATATAATTAATTTATAACTAATGTTTTTGTTGCTTTACCTTGATTAGTTGTTAGTTCTAAATAATAACTTCCTTTTGCTAATTCTGATGTATTAATAACTTCATTTACACTAGTTTTTACTACTTGTCCTAGAGAATTATAAATTGTTACTTTTTCTATTTGTAAATCATTTTCTATTAAAATGGTTACATTTTCTTTAGAAGGATTTGGATAGATTAAAAAAATATTTTGTACAAAAGTATCGTTGGATAAAAGATTTGTTATGTTAAACACCCGTACATGACCGGCATTAGCACCATTTCCATCATTTAAATAAGCTCCAACTGCCAGTACATCACCATCATTTGATAAACTTATTGCAAAACCACTTTGATCATTAGCTGCTTCACCATTTATATCTAGGCCTTTTTTAGTCCAAACACCGGATATATTTTTATAGATACGTACATGACCGGAACTAAAACCATTTCCATTATTAAAAGGAGCTCCAATAACTACAGTAGTACCGTCTCCTGATAAACTTACACTTCTGCCACTTTGATCATTTACTGCTTCACCATTGATATCTGAGCCTATTTGGTTCCAAATTCCCGATATATTTTCATAAATTCGTACATGACCGGAATTAGAACCATTTCCATCATTATTTGGAGCTCCAATAGCTATAATATTACCATCACTTGATAAACTTACACTAATACCGCTGTAATCTCCCGCTGCTTCACCATTAATATTTGATCCAATTTGTGTCCAAACTCCGGATATATTTTCATAAACTTTAACTTGGCCGGAATCAATACCATTTTCATCATTACCATATGCACCAACTGCTACTATAGTTCCATCGGACGATAAACTCACATTATAACCACTATAATCAAAAGCAGCTTCACCATCAATATCTGAACCTATTTGCGTCCAAACTCCGGATATATTTTCATAGATTCGAACATGACCAGAGTTAGAACCATTTCCGTGGTTACCGGAAGCTCCAATAGCAACAACATTTCCGTCAGATGATAAACTTACACTCCTACCACTAAAATTAACAGCAGCTTCACCGTTAATATTTGAACCTATTTGATTCCAAACACCAAAATTATTTTCATAAATTCGTACGTGACCGGAATTAGAACCATTTCCATCATTATTAAGTGCTCCAATAGCCACAATTTTTCCATCACTTGATAAACTTACACTATTACCAGAAAAATCACCAATTCCTTCTCCATCTATATCTGAGCCTATTTGTGTCCAAACTTCTGATATATTTTCATAAATTCGAACATGACCGGAATTAGATCCACTTCCGTTATTATTTGGAGCTCCAATTGCTAATATGTTTCCATCTAATGATAAGCTCACACTGGCACCACTGTAATCACCCGCTGCTTCTCCATCTATATCTGCACCTATTTGAGTTTGTGCTAAACTGAATAACGGAAATAAGAGTAAAGTAAAAAAAATTTTCATATTATATTTTTTTTTATTGAGTGTAATATAATGTTTTTATCTATGATAAACTAATTAAAAAAAATATTTATAAACTTGTATTTCTTTGTAAATCAAAATATAAGTTAATATATCTTTATGAAAATTTAAATAATGAAAGACTTTATTACTGTTGCGGTTTTTAATTTACCAAGTGAAATTGCTGTGTTAAAATCGATTTTAGAAAACGAAGGAATTCACTACTTTTTTGAAAATGAAACAATTGTTTCGATTGATCCATTTGCGAGTATTGCTTATGGCGGAATTAAATTAAAAGTGCATCGAAATGATGTGGAAGTTGTGAGAGGAATTTTGGATAATTTAGATAGTCATTTGCGGATTGTAGAATAGTTATTTCTCACAGAAAGCACGAAAAACACAAAATTCTCTTTTTTATTATCAAAGAACACAGATTTAAAAAATTTAAGAAATCTATATAATAGATGGAACGCGGATGAAACGGATTAGCTTCGCTAAACGCAGATTTAAACGGATTTCCTAACTAGAAGTAAAAAGGTATTTAAAATTAAAAAGAATACACAACTTGAAACCTTAAACTTGAAACTTCTTCCATCTCCCAACTTCCCGCTTCCATCCAAAACTTAAATAGTTTTCAACATTTATTAAATACAACAAAAAGAAAAATTAAATTAATTTAAAATTTATGATGGTTATTATAGCGTGTTCATTTGTACAATAACTTTATCTATTAAACTTGATTTTAAAAGTTGTCGTAAGTTATACAGACTTGTTAACAGGGTTACAAAAAGATAAAATCCTCAAAATGAAGAAAATTTTAGTTTTTATTAACAGTTGTTAACATTCAATTTTTGATCTAAATTATTAATAAGTTTGTTGTGAAAAACTGTTGAAAACCGACTTTAAAAAGTTGATAATTTTAAAGTAAAAAATCAAAACAAAAGTTGATTTATTCATTTCAATTTTTGATTAGAAAAAATTTCCATACTTCTTCAAAATACTTCTAAAATTCTATCTGAATTTATCAACAATCTGTGTTAATTTAATGTTACCTCATTATCAAGCGATTATGAAATACTGTTAACAATGGAAAGATTTAACGTTTAGTTTATTATAAAGATAAGATTATCAAAGGTTTAGTGGAAAGTTGATTAAAAAGGGTTTCTTGAGTTTTTTGTCATTCCGACGAAGGAGGAATCTCAAATCGAAACTTACTGAGATTCCTCCTTCGTCCTTTAGATTTGTTTCTTAGAAAAAATCAATAAATTTATGATTGAGAAAGGAAGCAAAAGTACACTATTCCTTCGTCAGAGTTAATTACTCATATCCTGATTAAGACTTTTGCCTCCCTTTTTCATCAAAGACTCAAATAGAAATTAGGGAACCAGACCCATTATTAAGGAGTTGAGCTTATGATGAATTTCTCAAATCACTTGTTTAACGTTAAAAGCAAAGTTATGAAAAACATTATTATTGGCATTGACATCAGTAAGAAGACTTTAGACATTTGTATTAAAGATGAGAAAGTTTCCTACTTTACTATTGAAAACAAAGTACAGAACATTAAGCGTTTTTTCAAAATGTATTCTACTAACTTTCCTATTGTAGCAATGGAAAACACAGGTAAATATAATTGGAATTTGTTGCAGGTCTTGGAATCTCACAACTTTAAAGTTTATATCATATCACCCTTACACTTAAAGAAGAGTATGGGCCTTACAAGAGGAAAAAATGACAAGGTTGATGCACTTCGAATTTGTAATTTTATCGAGAAGAACCATCAAGAAATTACACAATGGAAACCTTCATCCTTGACAATCAGAAAAATTAAAGTACTGCTTACAGAAAGAGCAGCAAGAATAAAAATGAGAAAACAATTGACGAGCCAGCAGGATGACTACAAACTGATGAAAGGAATTAATATGGACAAGGAATTGCTGAAATTAAATTTGCAACTTGTTAAGAGTATTGATATTCAAATTAAAAACATAGAAAAAAGTATAGAAGAAGTTATCTCTAGTGAATCAGAATTAAAAAATAATTATCAATTGATGAAATCTGTTCCTGGTGTAGGCAAAGTACTCTCTTGGATTATTTTGGCAAAAACGGAAGGGTTTACAACTATAACAGATCCAAGGAAAATGGCATGTTATAGCGGAGTTGTTCCTTTTGATTTTCAGTCAGGCACATCAATAAAGCGAAGACCCGGAGTGTCAAGGCTTGCTGATAAAACAGTTAAAAGAGTCTTGCATCTAGGAGCGATGAGTGCTATTAGGAATGATAATGACTTAAGAAATTATTATCTTCGAAAAGTAGAAGAAGGTAAAAATAAAATGAGCGTTATAAATGCAGTTAGAAACAAAATAATACATAGGGTTTTTGCAGTAATTAAAAACCAAATTCCTTATCAAAAAAATTTGGTTTTATCATAGAAATCGAAATGACAAGATTGTGGGTAAACGGTGACCGAAAACAGATAACAAACAACGGTTACACCAACTTCCATAAAGCCCGAAAAGTAGCCTTAATAAATAACCATTTTGGTAACGTTAACATTACTTTTAAATCAGAATAAATAGTTCCTTCTTCGTTCAAAAATTTGAAGATATTTTGAATGGAATTTTTTTGAAAAAGTGTTCCAAAAAGTTGAGCTCCCAATTCATTATTTTGATGTAAAACTTCCAACAAAATTAAATCATAAAACCAATAGCGGTTTTTTTGATGAAATTTGGAAAGGTTTTGATTTGTTTTTAAAAATCCCACCAATTTTTCAGATTGTTTTTTACTGTTGAAGAAAGTAAAACCTGTACTAGCTTTTGTCCAACCACCTGCCGTTCCGATAAATAAAATCCGCTCTGAATTTTGTTTATGAAACGGAAAACAAGTCATTGGAATGTTTCCTGCTTCTTTTTCTACAATTTCATAATCTGTTATTCCTAAATTTTGAAGATAGTTTTGAATTGCTTTTTTGTATAGTGATTTTTCTAATAAATCTTCAGAAAACAACGTATATTCAAACAAAGCTTCGCTTTTTGAATTTGGTAAAACATACATAAATCGAGTGTTTCCGTCTTGTTCAATCGTAAAATCCATAAATTTTACTTCAGAATCATCAAAAATTGCTTCTTTGGTTTTGATGAACCAGCCGATAAAATGTTGCTTTAAATAGGGATATTTCTTTTGGTTGAGAATTGGATTAACATCAAAAAAACTATTCAATAAAAAATTTGAAGTATAAGTTTGATTTTTTCCTTGAATTTCAACCGAATTTTCAATCGTTTTCCAATGTATGATTTCATCATTTATAAAAGCAAAATTAGATTTAGATGAAATCGTATCGAATACCAATTTGTAAAAATCACTACTTCTAATCATTTTATACAAATAAGGATGCATATCAAAAGATTGTTGAAAATCCTGATTTCCTATAAATGCTTTTTCCCAGGTTTTAGATAGGATGGAATCGAATTCGCCATTTGGTTCTTCCCAAAAACACCACGTTCGGTCGTTTTGGTTTTTTATTTCTTTGTCGATGATTAGAATAGATTTATCATTAAACCACGGATCATTCGCCATTTGAAAAGCGGTGAGTAAACCGGATAATCCGGAACCTAGGATGATGTAATCGTATTTTTTTGACACGGATTTCACGAATTAACACGGATTTTGAATTTCACAAAGCTACTTATTATGATTAAGTTTATGATAAAAACTTAAAATTAAGCAAATTTTTCAGCGTCTCGTCTCCCATCCAACGTATGTGGTTTTTGGGAGATTATTTTATTTGACACAGATTTCACGAATTAACACGGATTCTGAATTTCACTAAGCTTATGATTGAGATTTTAAATCCGTGTTAATTCGTGAAATCCGTGTCTAAAATTAAAATCTATTCTTAAAATTCTTAAAATCCTCATTCAACCCCTTAAAATCCAAAACACCTTTTCGGTTTTTCAAATGATCTAAAATAACAAATGATTTCTCAATCCGAAGTTGCGAACTTTTGTATTTATTGACCACATGAATTAACGTTCGTTGTTTTCCGGGTGTGAGTTTATGAAACAAATCGCTTCCTTCGGGATCGCTGAAAAAAACTTCTTCCATTTCTTCGGATAGTGGCATGCCGTATTTGCTATCGTCTTTCACTAATTCAACTTTTACATCATCATTCAAATGCAAATTCAGTTTTTTAGAGATTTCTCTATTCAATAAAATATAATGAAAAGTCACTTTTGGTAACATCGCACAATGAAAAGAAAAATTTCCGTTAAGTGTGCAAACCACGCGTTTGTCTTTCGCTTCTTTCAGCAATTTTTCAAAAACAGCCGGAGGAATAGGGATGTGTAATTCCCAATACAACGCATTATCATCAAATGAACAAACCTGACCGTTAAATTTCATCCTAAGCTGATTGAATTTGATTATTTTTGTAAAGATAAAAATAACAACACAACTAAAATGAAAATCTCAATTGGAAACGATCACGCTGGCCCGGATTATAAAAAAGCCATCGTTGCTTTTTTAGAAAAACAAGGCCATGAAGTCATTAATCACGGAACCAACACAACAGATAGTGTGGATTATCCCGATTTTGGTCATCCGGTAGCCACCGATGTAGAAACCGGAAAAGCCGATTTAGGCATCGTGATTTGCGGCAGCGGTAACGGCATTGCTATGACCGTCAACAAACACCAAGGCATTAGAGCTGCTTTGTGTTGGACAAAAGAAATTTCGGCTTTGGCCAGACAACATAATGATGCGAATATCATTAGTATTCCGGCACGATTTACTTCGATTCCGCAAGCGGTTGAAATGGTGGAAACGTTTTTGAAAACTGATTTTGAAGGAGGAAGACATCAGAATCGAGTGAATAAAATAAGTTGTTCGTAACAATTTGAACCATTAAGGAATTAAGAAAAATTAAGAATTCAACTTAATGAACCTTAACTCCTTAATGGTTTAAAAAACAAAATATATAGATGTCTACCAACCCAAAAATCCACAAGCACAACGTAACCGGAAAAAATCTGATTTTATCCATTTTACTTAATACGTTGATTACGATTGCTCAAGTGATTGGTGGAATTATTTCGGGTAGTTTGGCTTTAATTTCGGATGCGTTGCACAATTTTTCGGATGTGCTTTCGCTGATTTTTAGTTTGGTAGCTCACAAATTATCCCGACGAAAAGCTTCTATCAGTCATACTTTTGGTTATAAACGAGCTGAATTAATTGCAGCGTTTATCAATGCATCTACGTTGATAGTTGTGGCGTTTATATTGATTTATCATGCAATAATTAAATTAGCACATCCCGAACCAATTGAATCCAGTTTAGTGATTTGGTTAGCACTTTTAGG
Coding sequences within it:
- a CDS encoding T9SS type A sorting domain-containing protein, which translates into the protein MKIFFTLLLFPLFSLAQTQIGADIDGEAAGDYSGASVSLSLDGNILAIGAPNNNGSGSNSGHVRIYENISEVWTQIGSDIDGEGIGDFSGNSVSLSSDGKIVAIGALNNDGNGSNSGHVRIYENNFGVWNQIGSNINGEAAVNFSGRSVSLSSDGNVVAIGASGNHGNGSNSGHVRIYENISGVWTQIGSDIDGEAAFDYSGYNVSLSSDGTIVAVGAYGNDENGIDSGQVKVYENISGVWTQIGSNINGEAAGDYSGISVSLSSDGNIIAIGAPNNDGNGSNSGHVRIYENISGIWNQIGSDINGEAVNDQSGRSVSLSGDGTTVVIGAPFNNGNGFSSGHVRIYKNISGVWTKKGLDINGEAANDQSGFAISLSNDGDVLAVGAYLNDGNGANAGHVRVFNITNLLSNDTFVQNIFLIYPNPSKENVTILIENDLQIEKVTIYNSLGQVVKTSVNEVINTSELAKGSYYLELTTNQGKATKTLVIN
- a CDS encoding putative signal transducing protein: MKDFITVAVFNLPSEIAVLKSILENEGIHYFFENETIVSIDPFASIAYGGIKLKVHRNDVEVVRGILDNLDSHLRIVE
- a CDS encoding IS110 family RNA-guided transposase; amino-acid sequence: MKNIIIGIDISKKTLDICIKDEKVSYFTIENKVQNIKRFFKMYSTNFPIVAMENTGKYNWNLLQVLESHNFKVYIISPLHLKKSMGLTRGKNDKVDALRICNFIEKNHQEITQWKPSSLTIRKIKVLLTERAARIKMRKQLTSQQDDYKLMKGINMDKELLKLNLQLVKSIDIQIKNIEKSIEEVISSESELKNNYQLMKSVPGVGKVLSWIILAKTEGFTTITDPRKMACYSGVVPFDFQSGTSIKRRPGVSRLADKTVKRVLHLGAMSAIRNDNDLRNYYLRKVEEGKNKMSVINAVRNKIIHRVFAVIKNQIPYQKNLVLS
- a CDS encoding lycopene cyclase family protein produces the protein MSKKYDYIILGSGLSGLLTAFQMANDPWFNDKSILIIDKEIKNQNDRTWCFWEEPNGEFDSILSKTWEKAFIGNQDFQQSFDMHPYLYKMIRSSDFYKLVFDTISSKSNFAFINDEIIHWKTIENSVEIQGKNQTYTSNFLLNSFFDVNPILNQKKYPYLKQHFIGWFIKTKEAIFDDSEVKFMDFTIEQDGNTRFMYVLPNSKSEALFEYTLFSEDLLEKSLYKKAIQNYLQNLGITDYEIVEKEAGNIPMTCFPFHKQNSERILFIGTAGGWTKASTGFTFFNSKKQSEKLVGFLKTNQNLSKFHQKNRYWFYDLILLEVLHQNNELGAQLFGTLFQKNSIQNIFKFLNEEGTIYSDLKVMLTLPKWLFIKATFRALWKLV
- a CDS encoding DUF1905 domain-containing protein; the protein is MKFNGQVCSFDDNALYWELHIPIPPAVFEKLLKEAKDKRVVCTLNGNFSFHCAMLPKVTFHYILLNREISKKLNLHLNDDVKVELVKDDSKYGMPLSEEMEEVFFSDPEGSDLFHKLTPGKQRTLIHVVNKYKSSQLRIEKSFVILDHLKNRKGVLDFKGLNEDFKNFKNRF
- the rpiB gene encoding ribose 5-phosphate isomerase B, whose amino-acid sequence is MKISIGNDHAGPDYKKAIVAFLEKQGHEVINHGTNTTDSVDYPDFGHPVATDVETGKADLGIVICGSGNGIAMTVNKHQGIRAALCWTKEISALARQHNDANIISIPARFTSIPQAVEMVETFLKTDFEGGRHQNRVNKISCS